The Pygocentrus nattereri isolate fPygNat1 chromosome 17, fPygNat1.pri, whole genome shotgun sequence genome window below encodes:
- the vtna gene encoding vitronectin a — protein sequence MRPELVLLLVLLATGRAAEESCIERCENGFNATKRCQCDSMCTYYQSCCSDYESVCRIRARGDTFPAFPEDEENSTAVIPTLSTESRSPVSLRPSPTQKLTLFGTVIPTPDPDAEVCSGRPFDSFMQLKNGSIYAFRGKYFFELDEKSVLPGYPKPIEDIWGIKGPIDAAFTRINCQGKTYIFKGNKYWRFDNGVLDEDFPRDISVGFEKVPDHLDAAFAIPAHSHHGKEKVYFFKGDRYYQYEFKHQPSHEECIQLYMSSPSALFSRYTDLYYDRWTEHFNQLFSGFQSHHGTHHFIDKDWIGIKSPVDAVLAGRLYVSPRHLQRPSRRRQDDDQQWGQQGGQQWDQQWDQQWGQQWGSRRRQNRSPYWDTIAERGISIGQVAQRFGQERWRDQDRRRNGYRRQYDYDYDYRYSPSEDVVFDILRRRQPLQSVYFFKGDQYYRVDLKTKRVDRVFPPYPRSIGKYWLGCPDKPGAEKR from the exons ATGAGGCCGGAGCTTGTACTACTGCTAGTACTGCTAGCCACTGGTCGGGCTGCAGAGG AGTCTTGTATTGAGCGGTGTGAGAATGGCTTTAATGCAACAAAACGGTGCCAGTGCGACTCCATGTGCACATACTACCAGAGCTGCTGCAGTGATTATGAGTCTGTCTGCCGTATTAGAG CTCGTGGAGACACCTTCCCAGCTTTTCCTGAGGATGAGGAGAACAGCACAGCGGTGATACCTACACTCAGCACTGAGAGCAGGAGTCCAGTCTCCCTACGCCCTTCTCCTACTCAAAAACTCACTCTATTCGGTACAGTCATACCAACCCCTGACCCTGATGCTGAGGTGTGCAGTGGAAGACCATTTGATTCTTTCATGCAGCTCAAAAATGGCTCAATCTATGCCTTCAGAG GAAAGTATTTCTTTGAGCTGGATGAGAAGTCAGTGTTGCCAGGTTACCCAAAGCCCATTGAAGACATTTGGGGAATAAAAGGTCCTATAGATGCAGCATTCACACGCATAAACTGCCAAGGAAAGACCTACATCTTCAAG GGTAACAAGTACTGGAGGTTCGACAATGGAGTCCTAGATGAAGATTTTCCGAGGGATATCTCTGTGGGTTTTGAAAAAGTACCAGATCACTTGGATGCTGCCTTTGCCATCCCTGCTCACAGCCACCATGGCAAAGAGAAGGTTTACTTTTTTAAAG GTGACCGGTATTATCAGTATGAGTTTAAACACCAGCCGTCCCACGAGGAATGCATTCAGCTGTACATGAGTTCCCCTTCTGCACTCTTCAGCCGATACACAGACCTATACTATGACCGCTGGACAGAGCATTTCAACCAACTCTTCAGTGGAT TTCAAAGTCATCACGGCACCCATCATTTCATCGATAAGGACTGGATTGGTATCAAATCCCCAGTGGATGCTGTGCTGGCTGGAAGGCTATATGTATCTCCTAGACATTTACAACGGCCCAGTAGGAGGCGCCAGGATGATGACCAGCAGTGGGGTCAACAAGGGGGCCAACAATGGGACCAGCAGTGGGACCAGCAGTGGGGTCAACAGTGGGGCTCCAGACGCAGACAGAACCGATCTCCATACTGGGACACTATAGCAGAGAGGGGTATCAGCATTGGACAGGTTGCTCAGAGGTTTGGACAAGAACGCTGGAGAGACCAAGACAGGCGAAGGAATGGCTATCGACGGCAGTATGACTACGATTATGACTACAGATACAGCCCGTCTGAGGATGTGGTCTTTGACATACTGCGTAGGAGGCAACCTTTACAGAGTGTCTACTTTTTTAAAGGAG ATCAGTACTACAGGGTAGATTTGAAGACTAAGCGAGTTGACCGCGTCTTTCCTCCATACCCAAGATCTATTGGCAAATACTGGCTGGGCTGTCCAGACAAACCAGGAGCAGAGAAAAGATGA